A window from Pseudomonas kribbensis encodes these proteins:
- a CDS encoding low temperature requirement protein A — MSISRGLLRGRGSLDSGKVGMVELFFDLVFVFAVTQLSHTLLAHLSMIGAVQVTLMMVAVWWVWIFTSWITNWLDPEKLPVRLGLFGLMIAGLLLSSSIPKAFTERGLMFAAAFVFMQVGRTLFAIWAVRGESLNMTRNFQRILAWLTLSGVFWIGGALVEGEQRLLCWALALLIELISPSLYFWVPGLGRSSLSDWNVEGNHMAERCALFVIIALGESLLVTGATFAELTPGRDGLLAFLVAVLGSIAMWWVYFDSGAERAHHRIAHSTDPGRQARIAYTYLHVLIVAGVIVSAVADELVLVHPDHASDAGIVVIIAGPWLFLLGNALFKWVMADRPFPPLSHVFGLVVLTLLLPPALNHWFSALALGALTTAVVVLVAIWETLALRRELPVPVSEKAAGE; from the coding sequence ATGAGCATTTCCCGTGGTTTGTTGCGTGGGCGCGGCAGTCTCGACAGCGGCAAGGTCGGCATGGTCGAGCTGTTTTTCGATCTGGTGTTCGTGTTTGCCGTGACTCAGCTGTCCCACACTTTGCTCGCGCACTTGTCGATGATCGGTGCGGTGCAGGTGACGCTGATGATGGTCGCGGTGTGGTGGGTGTGGATTTTCACGTCCTGGATCACCAACTGGCTCGACCCGGAAAAACTGCCGGTGCGTCTCGGGCTGTTCGGCCTGATGATCGCCGGTTTGCTGCTTTCGTCTTCGATTCCCAAGGCATTCACCGAGCGCGGCCTGATGTTCGCAGCGGCGTTCGTGTTCATGCAGGTCGGGCGCACGCTGTTCGCGATCTGGGCGGTACGCGGCGAGTCGTTGAACATGACGCGCAACTTCCAGCGCATCCTCGCGTGGCTGACGTTGTCCGGGGTGTTCTGGATCGGCGGGGCGTTGGTCGAAGGCGAGCAGCGGTTGCTTTGCTGGGCGCTGGCGCTGCTGATAGAGCTGATTTCGCCGTCGCTGTATTTCTGGGTGCCGGGGCTGGGGCGTTCGTCACTGAGCGACTGGAACGTCGAAGGCAATCACATGGCCGAGCGTTGTGCGCTGTTCGTGATCATCGCTCTGGGTGAGTCGTTGCTGGTGACCGGCGCGACCTTTGCCGAACTGACACCGGGGCGCGATGGACTGCTGGCGTTTCTGGTGGCGGTGCTGGGCAGCATCGCCATGTGGTGGGTCTACTTCGACAGCGGTGCCGAGCGCGCGCACCACCGTATCGCCCATTCCACCGACCCCGGGCGCCAGGCGCGAATCGCCTACACCTACCTGCATGTGCTGATTGTCGCCGGGGTCATCGTCAGTGCGGTGGCCGACGAACTGGTGCTGGTGCATCCGGATCACGCCAGCGACGCCGGCATCGTCGTGATCATCGCCGGGCCATGGCTGTTTTTGCTCGGCAACGCGCTGTTCAAGTGGGTCATGGCTGACCGACCGTTTCCACCCCTGTCCCATGTCTTCGGGCTGGTAGTGCTCACGCTGTTGTTGCCGCCGGCACTGAATCACTGGTTTTCGGCGTTAGCGCTGGGGGCATTGACCACGGCAGTCGTGGTGCTGGTGGCGATCTGGGAAACCCTGGCACTGCGTCGGGAGCTTCCCGTTCCTGTGTCGGAAAAAGCCGCAGGAGAGTAG
- a CDS encoding 5-carboxymethyl-2-hydroxymuconate Delta-isomerase — protein sequence MPHLHMEYTANLPQLNADVALIRLNNTLVGSGQFAAEFDIKSRAIKVETFKVGTAMSERAFVAVRLALLSGRSPEIKKQLSQNLLAVLQDLCEWPAGVEVQLSVELLDIDRESYSKVAIGV from the coding sequence ATGCCACACCTGCACATGGAATACACCGCCAACCTGCCGCAACTGAACGCCGACGTGGCGCTGATCCGGCTCAACAACACCCTGGTGGGTTCCGGTCAGTTTGCGGCGGAATTCGATATCAAGAGCCGCGCGATCAAGGTCGAAACCTTCAAGGTCGGTACTGCCATGAGCGAGCGGGCCTTTGTGGCGGTGAGGCTGGCGTTGCTCAGTGGTCGTTCTCCGGAGATCAAGAAGCAACTCTCGCAAAACCTGTTGGCGGTGCTGCAGGACCTGTGCGAGTGGCCGGCCGGTGTCGAAGTGCAGTTGAGCGTGGAACTGCTCGACATCGACCGCGAGTCCTACAGCAAAGTCGCCATCGGCGTGTAA
- a CDS encoding LysR family transcriptional regulator, with translation MLNSNLLRKLDMQDLMVFVAVYEQSSVTDVSEALFVSQSTVSYCLKKLRTSFEDELFVNTRTGMRPTYKASSMYGHVQKILESINLCHAGAPTFDPMAQPVTFNICAPEYFEQLILPRMLKRFDFDDLPVMVNMHKFETDVPAQELRDGSLDLVICFGPHFHRSHTDLKSRMLLEDDLVCVFDKRATPLEPRLSLQAFTERRHVFPTPWTSTTNMVDGWLARQAQKRQIVARSNSYSAALKMITGTDFILTLPRRIQRLLTNDAVFNHCEAPNGLPGFTLDMQWSHNVDQDSANLWLREQVIKTCAELEAA, from the coding sequence ATGCTGAACAGTAACTTGCTTAGAAAGCTCGACATGCAGGATCTCATGGTGTTTGTCGCCGTGTATGAGCAAAGCAGCGTCACCGATGTGTCGGAGGCGCTGTTCGTCAGTCAGTCCACCGTCAGTTACTGCCTGAAGAAACTGCGTACCAGTTTTGAAGACGAATTGTTCGTCAACACCCGCACGGGCATGCGCCCGACCTACAAGGCCAGCAGCATGTATGGCCATGTGCAGAAAATCCTCGAAAGCATCAACCTGTGCCACGCCGGCGCCCCGACCTTCGACCCGATGGCGCAACCGGTGACCTTCAACATCTGCGCCCCGGAATACTTCGAACAGCTGATCCTGCCGCGCATGCTGAAGCGTTTTGACTTCGACGATCTGCCGGTGATGGTCAACATGCACAAGTTCGAAACCGACGTGCCGGCGCAAGAGTTGCGCGATGGCAGCCTCGACCTGGTGATCTGTTTCGGCCCGCACTTCCACCGCAGCCATACCGACCTGAAATCGCGAATGCTGCTGGAGGATGATCTGGTCTGCGTCTTCGACAAACGTGCAACGCCGCTGGAGCCGCGCCTCAGCCTGCAAGCCTTCACCGAACGCCGGCATGTGTTCCCGACGCCCTGGACGTCCACCACCAACATGGTCGATGGCTGGCTGGCAAGGCAGGCGCAGAAGCGCCAGATCGTCGCCCGTTCCAACAGCTACAGCGCAGCGTTGAAGATGATCACCGGCACGGATTTCATCCTCACCCTGCCCCGGCGGATCCAGCGCTTGCTGACCAACGACGCGGTGTTCAATCACTGCGAGGCCCCCAATGGCCTGCCGGGGTTCACCCTCGACATGCAGTGGAGCCACAACGTCGACCAGGACAGCGCCAACCTCTGGCTGCGCGAGCAGGTGATCAAGACCTGCGCGGAGCTGGAGGCGGCCTGA
- a CDS encoding cyanate transporter produces the protein MENVRATARPAVWLMLGIVLVALNLRPSMAAVGPLLSAIRGDIPLSFSVASLLTMLPVVAMGLAMFFGIGISHRLGERRTVLLSLLIIGLATLSRLFLDSAVQLIISAVLAGVGIALIQALMPALIKSRFPDNVALCMGLYVTSIMGGAALAASFAPQVMLGTGSWRAGLAIWAVLALLALLFWLSQRDDAPPIATSTVRKEAFFTHSRAWLLAIFFGLGTASYTCVLAWLAPYYVENGWSEQNAGLLLGFLTAMEVISGLVVPAIANRSRDRRLVLGALLVLIIAGFCGLILSPQYLSLLWPCLLGLGIGGLFPMSLIVSLDHLDNPQRAGGLTAFVQGIGYLIAGLSPLLAGVIRDRLGSFEWAWWSLTAVMVVMLLIVLRFDPRQYARHFH, from the coding sequence ATGGAAAACGTTCGCGCCACTGCCCGCCCCGCCGTCTGGCTGATGCTCGGTATCGTCCTTGTCGCCCTTAACCTGCGTCCGTCGATGGCCGCCGTCGGGCCTTTGCTGTCGGCGATTCGCGGCGATATCCCGCTGAGCTTCAGCGTGGCATCGCTGCTGACCATGCTGCCGGTGGTGGCCATGGGGCTGGCGATGTTTTTCGGAATCGGCATCAGCCATCGTCTGGGCGAGCGGCGCACGGTGCTGCTGTCGTTGCTGATCATCGGTCTGGCGACGCTGTCGCGGCTGTTTCTCGACTCGGCGGTGCAACTGATCATCAGCGCCGTGCTCGCCGGGGTCGGCATCGCGCTGATTCAGGCGTTGATGCCGGCACTGATCAAATCGCGGTTTCCCGACAACGTGGCGCTGTGCATGGGCTTGTATGTCACGTCGATCATGGGCGGTGCCGCGCTGGCCGCTTCGTTCGCACCTCAGGTGATGCTCGGTACCGGCAGCTGGCGGGCAGGGCTGGCGATCTGGGCGGTACTGGCGCTGCTCGCGTTGCTGTTCTGGTTGTCACAACGCGATGACGCACCGCCCATCGCGACCAGTACAGTGAGAAAAGAGGCCTTCTTCACCCATTCCCGCGCCTGGTTGCTCGCCATCTTCTTCGGTCTGGGGACAGCGTCCTACACCTGTGTGCTCGCGTGGTTGGCGCCGTACTACGTGGAAAACGGCTGGAGCGAACAGAACGCCGGTCTGCTGTTGGGTTTTCTGACGGCCATGGAGGTAATTTCCGGTCTGGTGGTTCCCGCTATCGCCAACCGCAGCCGTGACCGACGCCTGGTGCTGGGTGCCCTGTTGGTGCTGATCATTGCCGGGTTCTGCGGCTTGATTCTCAGCCCGCAATACCTGAGCCTGTTGTGGCCGTGCCTGCTGGGCCTGGGGATTGGCGGGTTGTTTCCGATGAGCCTGATCGTCTCCCTCGATCACCTCGACAACCCGCAGCGCGCCGGCGGGCTGACCGCGTTCGTGCAAGGCATCGGCTACCTGATTGCCGGCCTGTCGCCGCTGCTGGCCGGGGTGATCCGTGATCGACTGGGCAGCTTCGAATGGGCCTGGTGGTCGCTGACCGCGGTGATGGTGGTCATGCTGCTGATCGTGCTGCGTTTCGACCCTCGGCAATACGCCCGGCACTTTCACTGA
- a CDS encoding phosphoethanolamine transferase: MLKLKAVRPEWVTLFASAFLLIGFNFVLWQHLLEITAADGIAMGIAFGVMIFSAYNIVLTFLAFRPVLKPVLMALFLISAGVAYFMSQYGVMIDAGMFRNFAETNATEVRDLLSLKFFVYLLFLGVLPSWLLWKLPVDYRRWHRELLSKVVVCAASVAVIGGVALANYQGLSSLFRNHHELRLMLVPSNYIGASAGYLREQVVSAQQPFIKIGEDAQRNPALQNRPRKSLTVLVVGESARAENFGILGYNRDTTPKLDKEAGLIAFTDVHSCGTETAVSVPCMFSNMSRQDYDASKAKNQEGLLDVLKRAGIDVIWRDNQSGCKGTCDRVTLQDVSNLKDPALCANSECRDEILLQGLQSFIDHLDKDTVLVLHQMGSHGPEYFKRYPKEYEHFTPVCESNALNNCSRESIVNGYDNTLVYTDHVLSSLIDVLRSNQEKVDTAMLYLSDHGESLGEYNLFLHGTPYMLAPEQQKHVAMLAWFSDSYQKSYSVDTHCLQLSRDKPLSQDNLFHSMLGLLEVQSKVYQHDLDLFAGCRGAVIDGVLAKD; this comes from the coding sequence ATGTTGAAGTTAAAAGCCGTGCGCCCGGAATGGGTGACGTTGTTTGCCAGCGCCTTTCTTTTGATCGGATTCAATTTCGTACTTTGGCAACATCTCCTCGAGATCACCGCTGCCGACGGCATCGCCATGGGCATTGCGTTCGGGGTGATGATCTTCTCGGCCTACAACATCGTGCTGACCTTTCTGGCGTTTCGCCCGGTATTGAAACCGGTGTTGATGGCGCTGTTTCTGATCAGTGCCGGCGTGGCTTATTTCATGAGTCAGTATGGCGTGATGATTGACGCCGGCATGTTTCGCAACTTCGCTGAAACCAATGCAACGGAAGTTCGTGATCTGCTGTCGTTGAAGTTTTTCGTTTATCTATTGTTTTTGGGTGTATTGCCGTCGTGGTTGTTGTGGAAGTTGCCTGTTGACTATCGTCGCTGGCATCGAGAGTTATTAAGCAAAGTTGTGGTGTGTGCAGCATCGGTCGCCGTGATTGGTGGCGTGGCACTGGCCAACTATCAGGGCTTGTCTTCGCTGTTTCGCAACCACCACGAATTGCGCCTGATGCTGGTGCCGAGCAACTACATCGGTGCATCGGCCGGCTATCTGCGTGAGCAGGTGGTATCCGCCCAGCAACCGTTCATCAAGATCGGCGAAGACGCCCAGCGTAACCCTGCACTGCAAAACCGTCCGCGCAAGTCGCTGACCGTGCTGGTGGTAGGGGAAAGTGCCCGGGCGGAGAACTTCGGCATCCTCGGCTACAACCGCGACACCACGCCGAAACTGGACAAGGAGGCCGGCCTGATCGCGTTCACCGACGTGCATTCCTGCGGTACGGAAACAGCCGTCTCGGTGCCGTGCATGTTCTCCAACATGAGTCGCCAGGACTACGACGCCAGCAAGGCGAAAAATCAGGAAGGGCTGCTGGACGTGCTCAAGCGCGCCGGCATCGATGTGATCTGGCGCGACAACCAGTCGGGCTGCAAGGGCACCTGCGACCGCGTCACCCTGCAGGACGTCAGCAACCTGAAAGACCCGGCCCTGTGCGCCAACAGCGAATGCCGCGACGAAATCCTCCTGCAAGGCCTGCAGAGTTTCATCGATCACCTGGACAAGGACACCGTGCTGGTGCTGCACCAGATGGGCAGCCACGGCCCGGAATACTTCAAGCGGTACCCGAAGGAATACGAACACTTCACGCCGGTGTGTGAAAGCAACGCGCTGAACAATTGCAGCCGCGAAAGCATCGTCAACGGTTACGACAACACGCTGGTGTACACCGACCATGTGCTGTCGAGCCTGATCGATGTCTTGCGCAGCAATCAGGAAAAAGTCGATACCGCCATGCTGTACCTCTCCGATCACGGCGAGTCCCTGGGTGAGTACAACCTGTTCCTGCACGGCACGCCGTACATGCTTGCGCCGGAACAGCAGAAACATGTGGCGATGCTGGCCTGGTTCTCCGACAGCTATCAGAAGTCCTATTCGGTCGACACGCATTGCCTGCAATTGAGCCGCGACAAACCGTTGAGCCAGGACAACCTGTTCCATTCGATGCTCGGTCTGCTGGAAGTACAGAGCAAGGTCTATCAGCACGATCTGGACCTGTTTGCTGGTTGCCGTGGTGCGGTCATCGACGGCGTATTGGCCAAGGACTGA
- the rnd gene encoding ribonuclease D, giving the protein MAIDIHWIRDNDSLAQFCAEWQQLPFVALDTEFMRVDTFYPIAGLLQVGDGKRAYLIDPLTIDAWQPLAALLENPAVLKVLHACSEDLEVLLRLTGSLPAPLFDTQLAAAYLNLGFSMGYSRLVQEVLGIELPKGETRSDWLQRPLSDTQISYAAEDAVHLAEVFVQLRPKLSDDKYAWVLEDGAELVANLRRETDPYEVYREAKLAWKLSRAQLAVLRELCAWREREARARDLPRNRIVREHSLWPLARTQPDNLSALGKIEDMHPRTVRQDGEFLLDLIKRSGSVGPDQWPPAVPEPLPIEAAALIKQLRALGQAEAERLGIAPELMLRKKTLEALVKSGFPEGPYQLPDSLRGWRRELMGQKLLDSLATAGEQP; this is encoded by the coding sequence GTGGCCATCGATATTCACTGGATTCGCGACAACGATAGCCTCGCGCAGTTTTGCGCCGAGTGGCAGCAGCTGCCTTTCGTTGCCCTCGACACCGAATTCATGCGGGTCGACACCTTCTACCCGATTGCCGGCCTGTTGCAGGTCGGCGACGGCAAACGCGCCTATCTGATCGACCCGCTGACCATTGACGCCTGGCAACCGCTGGCGGCGTTGCTGGAAAACCCGGCGGTGCTCAAGGTTCTGCACGCTTGCAGCGAAGACCTCGAAGTCCTGTTGCGCCTGACCGGCAGCCTGCCGGCGCCGTTGTTCGACACGCAACTGGCCGCCGCTTATCTGAACCTCGGGTTCTCGATGGGCTATTCGCGTCTGGTGCAGGAAGTGCTCGGCATCGAACTGCCGAAGGGCGAAACCCGTTCCGACTGGTTGCAGCGTCCGTTGTCCGACACGCAAATCAGCTATGCCGCCGAAGACGCCGTGCATCTGGCGGAAGTTTTCGTACAGCTGCGTCCGAAGCTGTCCGACGACAAATATGCCTGGGTGCTGGAGGACGGTGCCGAACTGGTCGCCAACCTGCGTCGCGAGACCGATCCGTATGAGGTGTATCGCGAGGCGAAACTGGCGTGGAAACTCTCCCGCGCGCAACTCGCCGTTCTGCGCGAGCTGTGCGCCTGGCGTGAGCGCGAGGCTCGCGCCCGCGACCTGCCGCGCAACCGTATCGTCCGTGAGCATTCGCTGTGGCCGCTGGCCCGCACGCAACCGGACAACCTCAGCGCGCTGGGCAAGATCGAAGACATGCACCCGCGTACCGTGCGTCAGGACGGCGAGTTTCTGCTTGATCTGATCAAGCGCTCTGGCAGTGTGGGGCCTGATCAGTGGCCGCCAGCCGTGCCGGAGCCGCTGCCGATCGAAGCCGCCGCGCTGATCAAACAGCTGCGTGCCCTGGGCCAGGCCGAGGCCGAGCGTCTGGGCATCGCGCCGGAACTGATGCTGCGCAAGAAAACCCTCGAAGCGCTGGTCAAAAGCGGCTTCCCCGAGGGGCCTTACCAATTGCCTGATTCGCTGCGTGGCTGGCGCCGCGAGTTGATGGGCCAGAAGCTGCTCGACAGCCTGGCCACTGCCGGAGAACAGCCTTGA
- a CDS encoding YcgL domain-containing protein, with protein MKRICSIYQSSKKSGMYLYVLKSDALERVPEGLMAAFGKAKHSFDLVLTPERKLASEDIAVVLENLDKQGYHLQMPPAEEEYIEHLPEELLRRNDPV; from the coding sequence TTGAAACGTATTTGCTCCATTTACCAAAGTTCGAAGAAAAGCGGCATGTACCTTTACGTGCTCAAGAGTGATGCTCTGGAGCGTGTGCCGGAAGGCCTGATGGCGGCGTTCGGCAAGGCGAAGCACTCCTTCGATCTGGTGCTGACCCCCGAGCGCAAGCTGGCCAGCGAAGACATCGCCGTCGTCCTGGAGAACCTCGACAAGCAGGGTTACCACCTGCAGATGCCGCCGGCCGAGGAAGAGTACATCGAGCACTTGCCGGAAGAGTTGCTGCGACGCAACGACCCGGTTTGA
- a CDS encoding D-2-hydroxyacid dehydrogenase, whose translation MRVLIAEHDHAIYARLLRQAAPELEVLTSGDSAELARQAVDCPVWLGQPDLLATLLRQGHQPQWLQSTWAGITPLLADGLRRDYRLTRAVGIFGQVMAEYVLTYMLGHEREVLARLVSQVERKWDNRTGQSLVGRKVLIVGTGDIGQSVAQFLRPFGVELYGIASSAREQAPFVEVGSMADLPRLVGEVDYVVNLLPNTEHTHDIYDAALFKQFKPTGLFINAGRGVVVVDADLVEALKEGHLAGAVIDVCRQEPLPQRHPFWTAWGLLLTGHSSAPTSPPMMVQLFLDNLRAYQAGEALRGEVDFARGY comes from the coding sequence ATGCGCGTTCTGATTGCTGAACACGACCACGCGATATACGCCCGGCTGCTGCGTCAGGCGGCCCCGGAGCTTGAAGTGCTGACCAGCGGTGACTCCGCCGAACTGGCTCGCCAGGCCGTCGATTGCCCGGTGTGGCTGGGGCAGCCGGATCTGCTGGCGACCCTGCTGCGTCAGGGCCACCAGCCACAATGGCTGCAATCGACCTGGGCCGGCATCACGCCGCTGCTGGCCGACGGCCTGCGCCGGGATTACCGCCTGACCCGGGCGGTCGGCATTTTCGGGCAGGTGATGGCCGAGTACGTGCTCACCTACATGCTCGGTCACGAGCGCGAAGTGCTGGCGCGGCTGGTCAGCCAGGTCGAGCGCAAATGGGACAATCGCACCGGCCAGAGCCTGGTCGGGCGCAAGGTGCTGATCGTCGGCACCGGTGATATTGGCCAGAGCGTCGCGCAGTTCCTGCGGCCATTCGGTGTCGAGTTGTACGGCATCGCCAGCAGCGCCCGGGAGCAGGCGCCGTTTGTCGAAGTCGGTTCGATGGCGGACCTGCCACGGCTGGTGGGTGAAGTGGATTACGTGGTCAATCTGCTGCCCAACACCGAGCACACTCACGACATTTACGACGCGGCGCTGTTCAAGCAATTCAAGCCGACCGGGTTGTTCATCAACGCCGGGCGCGGTGTGGTGGTGGTCGATGCGGATCTGGTGGAGGCGCTGAAGGAAGGCCATCTGGCCGGCGCGGTGATCGACGTCTGCCGTCAGGAACCGCTGCCGCAACGCCATCCGTTCTGGACCGCGTGGGGCCTTCTGTTGACCGGGCACAGCTCGGCACCGACCTCGCCGCCGATGATGGTGCAGTTGTTTCTGGATAATTTGCGGGCGTATCAGGCGGGAGAAGCGTTGCGTGGGGAAGTGGATTTCGCACGCGGTTACTGA
- a CDS encoding nitroreductase family protein, whose protein sequence is MSANPRVAEYAIHPQFTDRWSPRAFTGEAISEETLLSFFEAARWAPSAYNSQPWRFLYARRDTPNWERYLGLLNEFNRSWAQHASALVIVISKTTFTAPGATEETPALWHTFDTGSAWGHLALQASLSGWHTHGMAGFDQELTRKELNIPQGYALHAAVAVGKLGDKATLADYLQARETPSPRRPLSELAAEGDFTL, encoded by the coding sequence ATGAGTGCCAACCCTCGCGTTGCCGAATACGCCATTCACCCGCAGTTCACCGATCGCTGGTCGCCCCGCGCCTTTACCGGCGAAGCGATTTCCGAGGAAACCCTGCTGAGCTTCTTCGAAGCCGCGCGCTGGGCACCCTCGGCGTACAACTCGCAGCCGTGGCGTTTTCTCTACGCCCGTCGCGACACGCCGAACTGGGAGCGTTACCTGGGCCTGCTCAATGAATTCAACCGTAGCTGGGCGCAGCACGCTTCGGCATTGGTGATCGTGATTTCGAAAACCACCTTTACCGCACCGGGCGCGACCGAAGAAACACCGGCGCTGTGGCACACCTTCGACACCGGTTCCGCGTGGGGCCATCTGGCGTTGCAAGCGAGCCTGAGCGGCTGGCACACCCACGGCATGGCCGGCTTCGATCAGGAGCTGACCCGCAAGGAGCTGAACATTCCGCAAGGTTATGCGCTGCACGCCGCCGTTGCGGTGGGCAAGCTGGGTGACAAGGCAACCCTGGCGGATTACCTGCAAGCGCGGGAAACGCCGAGCCCGCGTCGTCCGCTGAGCGAGCTGGCGGCTGAAGGGGATTTCACCCTGTAA
- a CDS encoding YcgN family cysteine cluster protein: protein MAAKVEPFWKRKTLDQLDHEEWESLCDGCGLCCLQKLEDEEDNSVYYTRIACKLLDLKTCQCSDYPNRIKFVPDCIQLTPGQAEEFKWLPPTCGYRLVSEGKDLPLWHHLVCGDRDAVHHERISQSGRMLAEGSVPEDDWEDHLIFRAG, encoded by the coding sequence ATGGCCGCCAAAGTCGAACCGTTCTGGAAACGCAAAACCCTCGATCAACTGGATCACGAGGAATGGGAATCGCTGTGCGACGGATGTGGCCTGTGCTGCCTGCAGAAGCTCGAGGATGAAGAAGACAACAGCGTCTATTACACGCGCATCGCCTGCAAACTGCTGGACCTGAAAACCTGTCAGTGCAGCGATTACCCGAACCGCATCAAGTTTGTCCCGGACTGCATCCAGCTCACCCCGGGCCAGGCCGAAGAATTCAAATGGCTGCCGCCGACCTGCGGTTATCGACTGGTCAGCGAAGGCAAGGACCTGCCGTTGTGGCATCACCTGGTCTGCGGTGATCGCGACGCCGTGCACCACGAGCGGATTTCCCAGTCCGGGCGCATGCTCGCCGAAGGCAGCGTGCCGGAAGACGATTGGGAAGATCACCTGATTTTCCGCGCCGGCTAA
- a CDS encoding YgaP family membrane protein produces MTELKRVERIESTPFQTRSEQNVEGWERIGSLAGGVIMVGKGLRRGGVFGLIQVAIGGVAMARGITGHSSIKSLLEKSRQDMNNVRTKIERAGEELSKLKANAEAATKTATVTGNDSVKSPKAGV; encoded by the coding sequence ATGACCGAGCTCAAACGCGTCGAGCGTATCGAATCCACCCCGTTCCAGACCCGTTCCGAACAGAACGTCGAAGGCTGGGAGCGCATCGGCTCGCTGGCCGGCGGCGTGATCATGGTCGGCAAGGGCCTGCGCCGTGGCGGCGTGTTCGGTCTGATCCAGGTGGCAATTGGCGGCGTGGCCATGGCCCGTGGCATCACAGGCCACAGTTCGATAAAAAGCCTGCTGGAGAAAAGCCGTCAGGACATGAACAACGTGCGCACGAAGATCGAGCGCGCCGGTGAAGAGCTGAGCAAGCTCAAAGCCAATGCCGAAGCGGCGACCAAGACCGCCACCGTGACCGGCAATGATTCGGTGAAGTCGCCTAAAGCCGGGGTCTGA